From the bacterium genome, the window TTCTGCTTCAAGCAAGACACTGGACCGCTGGGTGACCGCTACCCGGCATGATCCGGATCCTTGGTACGCCACTGCGTCGGCGTGTCCAGGGGCGGCAAGGCTCATCGAAGGTCGTTGTTCAGGGAAGGACGCGGGGGACGGAATCGGTGCCTGGAAGCAGGAGGGCCACCCCAGGCACATCTGGTCACGTTGGTATGGGCAGCAGCGACGGAGCCGGCTCGTCATACCAGAGTGCGTGAAGCGCGGTGCGAATGAACTCAAAAGCGGATCGGCCTTGAATCGAGCAGGTCGCGACCACGGTCCACAGCCGCTCGTTGCTTTTTCGGCCCCTGGGGCTCCGCGTCCCCTGGGTGACGTGACGGTCGATGACGATGAAGCGGATGGCCTGCTCGGCCACGTTGTTCGTCGGGTCGATCCGCGGGGTGGTTATGAACTGAAAAT encodes:
- a CDS encoding transposase — its product is FQFITTPRIDPTNNVAEQAIRFIVIDRHVTQGTRSPRGRKSNERLWTVVATCSIQGRSAFEFIRTALHALWYDEPAPSLLPIPT